The following proteins are co-located in the Leptospira weilii genome:
- a CDS encoding methyl-accepting chemotaxis protein yields the protein MKSLGNISIKTRLRFSFGVIIGVFILSSALIVYNTFIYRKTIRSMIENSQPKFQLMNLTLEKLILTELTLSSKVSTIDALLSEEENKKVRTLLDEIKKNNVTFREFSLEASELENLKIFEEGLENLSQYAETIHSLGKENKRQEAQILYVRGINPLSASLRKTIKVLIEFEASHSRKSEDVAETQLTFSLYMICALSFFSLIAGILFSRSIIRSVMFPLKKAIHFASEIQNGNLNNRIKIDRFDEMGELLEFLKKMETSLREIIVEARISVENSQKASQEFYKVSKEFISTSETQADDSQKVADHIDRLSTLVETNTSTILTSAEHLRNLEKEIQKNLSSLITVTESLNSLTLKAQESSETALKGREKVDGVQKSFLEVKRTVQRINESLVKIGDISTRTNMLALNAAIEAARAGEQGRGFTIVADEISQLADHTMRNAREITDLIEFTRASIESGNGEMHQFSDFFTMIQENASNMARFSMHLLEDMRAQESGLNLCTLKMREISSNITNLEYSSLENKSAYSSIKLSIRDLLQGAGLISSGSQEISSGAKRIDEQSDKVKRLMEKFSI from the coding sequence GTGAAATCACTCGGCAATATAAGTATTAAAACAAGATTGCGTTTCAGCTTCGGAGTCATCATCGGAGTATTTATTCTTTCTTCGGCTTTGATTGTTTACAATACATTTATATATCGGAAAACGATTCGATCGATGATCGAAAATTCGCAGCCTAAATTTCAACTGATGAACTTAACTTTGGAAAAGTTGATTCTTACGGAGCTGACTCTTTCCTCCAAGGTGTCCACGATCGACGCGCTTCTTTCCGAAGAGGAAAACAAGAAAGTTCGAACCCTATTGGATGAAATAAAGAAAAATAACGTTACGTTTCGGGAATTTTCCTTGGAAGCGAGCGAACTTGAAAATTTGAAAATTTTCGAAGAAGGGTTAGAGAATCTTTCCCAATATGCGGAAACGATTCATAGTTTGGGTAAAGAGAATAAAAGACAGGAAGCTCAGATATTATACGTTCGCGGGATCAATCCTTTGAGCGCTTCCCTTAGAAAAACGATCAAGGTTTTGATCGAATTCGAAGCTTCCCATTCCCGTAAGAGTGAGGACGTCGCGGAAACTCAACTTACTTTCTCCTTGTATATGATTTGCGCTCTTTCTTTTTTTTCTTTGATCGCTGGAATCTTATTTTCCAGATCCATTATTCGATCCGTGATGTTTCCGCTCAAAAAGGCGATTCATTTTGCGTCTGAAATTCAAAACGGAAATTTGAATAACCGGATCAAAATCGACCGTTTCGATGAGATGGGGGAGCTTTTAGAATTTTTGAAAAAGATGGAAACATCCCTTCGTGAAATCATCGTCGAAGCGAGAATTTCGGTCGAGAATTCCCAAAAGGCAAGCCAAGAATTTTACAAGGTTTCGAAAGAATTTATTTCTACATCGGAAACCCAAGCGGACGATTCTCAGAAGGTGGCCGATCATATTGATCGTTTGAGTACGTTGGTGGAGACCAATACTTCCACTATTCTTACTTCCGCCGAACATCTTCGAAATTTGGAAAAGGAAATCCAAAAAAATCTTTCCTCCTTGATTACCGTGACCGAGTCTTTGAACTCTTTAACGCTAAAAGCGCAAGAATCCTCGGAGACGGCGTTAAAGGGAAGGGAGAAGGTGGACGGGGTTCAGAAATCGTTTTTAGAGGTAAAGCGTACCGTTCAAAGAATCAACGAATCTCTCGTAAAGATCGGGGATATTTCCACCCGCACGAACATGCTTGCTCTCAATGCCGCGATTGAGGCCGCGAGAGCCGGGGAACAAGGGAGAGGATTTACGATCGTCGCGGATGAGATTTCACAACTCGCCGATCATACGATGAGAAACGCGCGGGAAATTACGGATCTAATCGAATTTACGAGAGCCAGTATCGAATCCGGAAACGGCGAGATGCATCAATTCTCGGATTTTTTTACGATGATTCAAGAGAACGCATCCAACATGGCGCGTTTTAGTATGCATCTGCTGGAGGATATGAGAGCTCAGGAGTCCGGTTTGAATCTTTGCACTCTCAAAATGCGTGAGATCTCTTCTAATATTACAAATTTGGAATATTCGTCTTTGGAAAATAAAAGCGCATACAGTTCCATCAAACTTTCAATCCGAGATCTTTTGCAGGGAGCGGGTTTGATTTCTTCTGGTTCTCAGGAAATCAGCTCTGGTGCGAAACGGATCGACGAACAATCGGATAAGGTAAAACGTCTGATGGAGAAGTTTTCAATCTAA
- a CDS encoding cytochrome-c peroxidase, protein MFRIFWAVFLIFSLLLIFTCKDEKKEALRKEGETKKVETIAYPFPPDNAPTPERILLGKTLFFDPILSGSNWISCATCHNPGLAWTDGLKTAVGHNMKVLGKNTPTILNGAYGSKMFWDGRADNLEAQALGPISSPDEMNQDVDELILELKNIRGYKKLFSKAYPTEDINAATIGKAIASFERTILSTESMFDRWKKGDKTAISESAQRGFSVFNGKANCSACHQGDQFSDNGFHNIGLKNASKEVGRFKIVAVKSMKGAFKTPGLRDVALTGPYMHDGSYATLEEVVEHYDRGGDEKNNLDPNMTALKLTKDEKADLVEFMKSLNGKMVPISIPEFPR, encoded by the coding sequence TTGTTTCGAATCTTTTGGGCCGTATTTTTGATTTTTAGCTTACTTTTGATATTTACCTGCAAAGACGAAAAGAAAGAAGCCCTTCGTAAGGAAGGTGAAACGAAAAAGGTCGAAACGATTGCCTATCCTTTTCCTCCCGATAATGCCCCAACCCCCGAAAGAATCTTATTGGGGAAAACTTTATTTTTTGATCCGATTCTTTCCGGTTCCAATTGGATTAGTTGTGCCACTTGTCATAATCCGGGTCTTGCTTGGACAGACGGGTTAAAAACTGCGGTCGGACACAATATGAAGGTTTTGGGAAAAAATACTCCCACGATTCTCAATGGAGCGTACGGAAGCAAAATGTTCTGGGACGGCAGGGCTGACAATTTGGAAGCGCAGGCGTTGGGTCCGATTTCATCTCCCGATGAAATGAATCAGGATGTGGACGAACTTATATTAGAATTAAAGAATATTAGAGGATATAAAAAATTGTTCTCCAAGGCGTATCCGACCGAGGATATAAATGCGGCGACGATCGGAAAGGCGATTGCAAGTTTTGAAAGAACGATTCTGTCTACAGAGTCTATGTTTGATCGATGGAAAAAAGGGGATAAAACCGCGATTTCGGAATCGGCGCAAAGGGGCTTTTCCGTTTTTAACGGAAAAGCGAATTGCTCCGCGTGTCATCAAGGCGACCAGTTTTCGGACAACGGATTTCATAATATCGGTTTGAAAAACGCATCCAAGGAAGTCGGAAGATTTAAAATCGTGGCGGTAAAATCCATGAAGGGCGCTTTCAAAACTCCCGGTTTGCGGGACGTCGCTTTGACGGGGCCGTATATGCACGACGGAAGTTATGCGACCTTGGAAGAGGTTGTTGAACATTACGATCGAGGAGGGGATGAAAAAAATAACCTGGATCCGAACATGACGGCTCTCAAACTGACGAAGGATGAAAAGGCCGATCTCGTCGAGTTTATGAAATCTCTGAACGGCAAAATGGTTCCGATTTCGATTCCGGAGTTTCCTAGATAA
- a CDS encoding DUF1561 domain-containing protein, which yields MIRLIVPIVVLSVSIGVDLSYGVSPALIHILSNAIPGSIVQKPADNPKDKAIKIVIHDGGKFCYAPVFSGGESYIQIEQCWEQGVANARYDVFQRISYHIQDTWLCITAPEKVVKGEANQGYVNLRPCTINDPLQRWIIKENAFWTSDGRYRLKDVKWYAYISKNSKDGYNHTLDSSMKDWAQTVATPGNISIKTSIAWNLENRRYFIHSKGSKKNTTSLYYNPENGHLAQYNPVSGSLYCMYSKVGSYKWNWIQWVSCSDALTSKDNPAYWNVYLQTEEGGMIKDYKGNILRVTEKGPNWGVAYAVKPSFLKTDTTNSPTSLFVVDGDLLDWIRYTTGNLGKTEQYCPAGNKESLAYKRVKRTLPPDFQLTDDWIRRLYEIATSSSPTSSGQARGVCGVCLLHGFQMLAELQEYHSQGPLRSGGYFFDTVYYRNPFVSFEQRYPLLNMLLTDVPQVYDPVNYSNRRLALASARTMLPQYNWVPSREFATRPEIISHINSLINSPPGSIWLGVFSQLRPDGTMGWHSVPILRDTQGLVVIQTNAYSVPFDLYREYLTPTTDPFQVMNYLELPNRILMILITIQLREVYHNTFDFIISNRNCTGEGDDRRGTGGYPTSASVNQCSGGGRCTLL from the coding sequence ATGATTCGTTTGATAGTTCCAATAGTAGTTTTGTCAGTTTCAATTGGAGTTGACCTTTCTTACGGGGTGAGTCCTGCGCTTATCCATATTCTATCGAATGCTATTCCTGGTTCCATAGTTCAAAAGCCAGCAGATAATCCGAAAGATAAAGCTATCAAGATCGTTATACATGACGGGGGAAAGTTTTGTTATGCTCCTGTTTTTAGCGGTGGTGAAAGTTATATTCAGATTGAGCAATGTTGGGAACAGGGAGTTGCTAATGCAAGGTACGATGTGTTTCAAAGAATTTCTTATCACATTCAAGACACGTGGTTGTGTATTACTGCTCCGGAGAAAGTAGTTAAGGGAGAGGCAAACCAGGGTTATGTGAACTTAAGACCTTGTACTATCAATGACCCTTTGCAGCGATGGATCATAAAGGAAAATGCCTTTTGGACTTCAGATGGACGGTATCGCTTGAAAGATGTGAAGTGGTATGCCTATATCTCAAAAAATTCTAAGGATGGTTATAACCATACCTTGGACTCTTCAATGAAAGATTGGGCTCAAACTGTGGCGACTCCCGGCAACATCAGTATTAAGACTTCCATAGCTTGGAATTTGGAAAATAGGCGTTACTTTATTCATTCAAAAGGCTCAAAAAAAAATACTACATCTCTCTACTACAATCCTGAGAACGGACATCTTGCTCAATACAATCCTGTTAGCGGATCGCTCTATTGCATGTATTCTAAGGTAGGTAGTTATAAATGGAATTGGATTCAATGGGTATCATGTAGTGATGCACTTACCAGTAAGGATAACCCCGCTTATTGGAATGTTTATCTTCAAACTGAAGAGGGAGGAATGATCAAAGACTATAAAGGAAATATTCTCAGAGTTACTGAGAAAGGACCAAATTGGGGTGTTGCTTATGCAGTTAAGCCCTCTTTTTTGAAAACAGATACTACCAATAGTCCTACGTCTTTGTTCGTAGTTGATGGAGATTTACTAGATTGGATACGTTACACAACCGGCAATCTTGGAAAGACAGAGCAATATTGTCCAGCGGGTAATAAGGAGAGTCTTGCCTATAAAAGAGTAAAAAGGACCTTACCCCCTGACTTTCAATTAACTGATGATTGGATTCGGAGGCTCTATGAGATAGCGACTTCGTCTTCACCTACAAGTAGTGGACAGGCACGTGGTGTATGTGGTGTTTGTCTGCTTCATGGTTTCCAGATGTTGGCAGAACTCCAGGAGTATCATTCTCAAGGACCTCTTCGGAGCGGAGGCTACTTCTTCGATACAGTTTATTATAGGAATCCTTTTGTATCGTTTGAACAACGTTATCCGTTGTTAAACATGCTGCTGACGGACGTACCTCAAGTGTATGATCCCGTCAATTACTCAAACAGAAGACTGGCATTAGCATCGGCTAGGACTATGTTGCCTCAGTACAACTGGGTTCCCTCACGTGAATTCGCTACTCGGCCTGAGATAATATCTCACATAAATTCGCTTATTAATTCTCCTCCCGGAAGCATTTGGTTGGGGGTATTCTCGCAGTTACGTCCGGATGGAACTATGGGGTGGCATTCCGTTCCAATTCTTAGGGATACTCAAGGGCTAGTGGTAATTCAAACGAACGCGTATTCGGTACCATTTGACCTCTATAGGGAATATTTAACACCCACCACGGATCCGTTCCAGGTAATGAATTACCTAGAACTACCAAATAGAATTCTGATGATACTTATAACTATACAGTTGAGGGAGGTTTATCATAATACATTTGACTTCATAATTTCTAACAGGAATTGCACTGGAGAAGGGGACGACAGAAGAGGTACGGGAGGATATCCAACCAGCGCATCGGTGAATCAGTGCTCTGGAGGAGGCAGGTGCACGCTGCTGTAA
- a CDS encoding c-type cytochrome — MKRYSKIIIIFLFFESTFSLTALDSMEKSAVRGSIVFRTYCVLCHGEAADGKGRLATGKVPPPANLTITKLTNAQKEEIIKKGGIGVNRSPFMPPWKKELSEEQIKDVISYINFLSKSK; from the coding sequence ATGAAAAGATATTCAAAAATTATAATTATTTTTCTTTTTTTTGAGTCGACGTTTTCTTTAACGGCTCTTGACTCCATGGAAAAATCCGCGGTTCGGGGAAGTATCGTATTCCGTACTTATTGTGTGCTTTGTCACGGAGAAGCCGCGGACGGAAAGGGCCGCCTTGCGACGGGGAAGGTTCCGCCGCCCGCAAATCTTACGATCACTAAGCTGACCAATGCGCAAAAAGAAGAAATCATCAAAAAAGGGGGAATCGGAGTGAATCGTTCCCCCTTTATGCCTCCCTGGAAGAAAGAATTGTCCGAAGAGCAAATCAAAGACGTAATTTCTTACATCAACTTTCTTTCGAAATCGAAATAG
- a CDS encoding methylamine utilization protein, translated as MLIRFTAVFVFLVLCGGSLTAAEHEVGQKNKGFTVESLKIKAGDVVSFPNYDTFYHNVYSLSPTKIFDLGSYSQGKTQKVKFEKPGKITVQCAIHPEMKMTIDVQ; from the coding sequence ATGTTAATTCGATTTACGGCGGTTTTTGTTTTTCTCGTTCTTTGTGGTGGAAGTTTAACTGCGGCGGAACACGAAGTGGGTCAAAAGAATAAGGGTTTTACGGTGGAGTCCTTAAAGATCAAAGCCGGAGACGTGGTGAGTTTTCCGAATTACGACACTTTTTATCACAACGTGTATTCCCTATCTCCCACGAAAATTTTCGATTTGGGCTCGTATTCTCAGGGGAAAACGCAAAAGGTGAAGTTTGAAAAACCCGGTAAGATCACCGTTCAGTGCGCGATACATCCCGAAATGAAAATGACGATAGACGTACAATGA